A region from the Phycisphaeraceae bacterium genome encodes:
- a CDS encoding SpoIIE family protein phosphatase, giving the protein MGANTSQFANLTSNTRLPRLLGLFDRISRINDPRQIQVVFVDTMRELYGSKGFMSVRTDGCNPGEYRIDRLLAADSGPQPLPDDFREGDKPRCFRGGFIGEVIADGLPKLIRRLYVPDDVVLGDQLARYRSLIAAPLFLHGQTNDWVFIFDTQPDFFNETNLEDLLLRANLIGVMAQNLSVTHQLRDANARIHAELDRIARIQRALLPDSLPEVPGLLMASSYQTYDRAGGDMYDIAPLVHEQSSGSFDPNGRWALLIADVSGHGPSAAVVMAMVHAILHAYPHEPRGPAEVLTHLNHHLYAKRIEATFVTAFLAFYNPQDRSFSYARAGHNPPLIKPKGYGKTLRPLDAVGHLPLGIMDAVEYDEAKLTLAPGETLVLYTDGIIEAEGPNGSMFGIRGLEHALTNCAGDPDCVIASVNTVLREHEAGMQQKDDQTMLAIQVRDEAAS; this is encoded by the coding sequence ATGGGCGCGAATACCTCTCAATTTGCCAACCTGACCAGCAACACTCGCTTGCCTCGACTGCTGGGTTTATTTGACCGGATCAGCCGCATCAACGATCCACGCCAGATTCAGGTGGTTTTCGTGGACACGATGCGCGAACTGTATGGATCAAAGGGATTCATGTCAGTACGGACGGATGGTTGCAATCCCGGAGAATATCGAATTGATCGGTTGCTCGCCGCTGACTCCGGACCGCAACCGCTGCCGGATGATTTCCGTGAAGGCGATAAACCTCGCTGCTTTCGTGGCGGGTTTATCGGTGAAGTAATCGCGGATGGACTACCCAAACTCATTCGCCGACTTTACGTCCCTGATGATGTGGTGCTTGGCGACCAACTCGCCCGCTATCGCTCGCTGATCGCAGCACCGCTTTTTCTACATGGTCAGACGAACGACTGGGTATTCATTTTTGATACGCAGCCGGATTTCTTTAACGAGACCAATCTGGAAGATCTGCTTTTGCGAGCCAATCTCATCGGAGTCATGGCCCAGAATCTCAGCGTAACACATCAACTTCGTGATGCGAACGCACGAATTCATGCTGAGCTGGACCGCATCGCCCGGATCCAGCGAGCTTTACTACCTGATTCTCTGCCGGAAGTTCCGGGCTTGCTGATGGCATCGAGTTACCAAACCTATGACCGTGCTGGTGGTGATATGTATGACATCGCGCCGCTGGTTCACGAGCAGTCATCCGGCAGCTTCGATCCCAACGGCCGGTGGGCCCTCTTAATAGCCGATGTCTCAGGCCATGGCCCTTCTGCAGCTGTTGTGATGGCAATGGTTCATGCCATCCTGCACGCTTACCCTCATGAACCGCGTGGACCGGCTGAAGTCCTCACTCATCTAAACCACCATCTTTACGCGAAGCGGATCGAAGCCACCTTTGTCACTGCGTTCCTGGCGTTTTACAACCCTCAGGATCGCTCCTTTTCCTACGCTCGAGCTGGTCACAATCCACCTCTGATCAAGCCCAAGGGTTACGGAAAGACTCTTCGGCCGCTTGATGCTGTCGGACATCTACCGCTGGGCATTATGGACGCGGTCGAATATGACGAAGCGAAATTGACGCTGGCCCCCGGCGAAACACTTGTGCTCTATACCGATGGCATCATTGAAGCCGAAGGACCAAACGGATCCATGTTCGGCATTCGGGGACTGGAACATGCTTTGACAAATTGCGCGGGTGATCCTGACTGCGTAATCGCCAGTGTCAATACGGTATTGCGGGAACACGAAGCAGGTATGCAGCAGAAAGATGATCAGACCATGCTGGCTATTCAGGTCAGAGATGAAGCTGCCTCCTGA
- the cysK gene encoding cysteine synthase A: MPHGKFYNSVIETTFNTPLVKLNRVIPAGGATVLVKCEFFNPLASVKDRIGRAMIESAEKAGTINKNTHIIEPTSGNTGIALAFVCAAKGYKLTLTMPESMSLERRALLRMLGADLVLTPAANGMKGAIAKAAELVGTTENAWMPQQFENPANPAVHEATTGLEIWEDTAGKADILISGVGTGGTITGVGRYIKPRKPSFKCIAVEPVDSPVIAQQMRGEPLKPGPHKIQGLGAGFIPRNLDMSIVDGVELVTNDEAIEWSRRTAKEEGLLVGISSGAAVIAAARQAAKPENKGKLIVAILPSFGERYLSTALFAGLAS, encoded by the coding sequence ATGCCTCACGGAAAGTTTTACAACAGCGTCATCGAAACCACTTTCAACACTCCGCTGGTCAAGTTAAACCGCGTTATCCCCGCGGGCGGTGCGACCGTGCTGGTTAAATGCGAGTTCTTCAATCCGCTCGCCAGTGTCAAGGACCGTATCGGTCGTGCCATGATCGAGTCCGCTGAAAAAGCAGGAACGATCAATAAAAACACTCACATCATTGAACCCACCAGTGGAAACACCGGTATCGCGCTGGCATTTGTCTGCGCTGCCAAGGGCTACAAGCTAACCCTGACCATGCCTGAGTCGATGAGTCTCGAACGCCGCGCTTTGCTCCGCATGCTCGGTGCTGACCTCGTGTTGACCCCTGCCGCCAACGGCATGAAGGGGGCCATCGCCAAGGCAGCAGAACTCGTCGGCACCACGGAAAACGCCTGGATGCCTCAGCAATTTGAAAATCCCGCCAATCCCGCGGTTCACGAGGCGACTACAGGTCTTGAAATCTGGGAAGACACCGCAGGCAAGGCGGACATTCTCATCAGCGGTGTCGGCACCGGCGGCACTATCACCGGCGTCGGCAGATACATCAAGCCGCGAAAGCCTTCCTTCAAGTGCATCGCTGTCGAGCCGGTGGATTCACCCGTCATCGCACAACAGATGCGAGGTGAGCCGCTCAAACCCGGCCCGCACAAGATCCAGGGACTAGGTGCCGGTTTTATTCCACGCAATCTCGATATGAGCATTGTCGATGGCGTGGAACTGGTGACCAATGATGAAGCCATCGAGTGGTCACGCCGAACCGCCAAGGAGGAAGGCCTGCTGGTGGGTATCAGCTCCGGTGCAGCTGTGATTGCCGCGGCACGCCAAGCTGCCAAACCTGAAAACAAGGGCAAACTCATCGTTGCGATTCTTCCAAGCTTTGGTGAGCGCTACCTCTCAACGGCTCTCTTCGCGGGATTGGCGTCGTAA
- a CDS encoding HAD family phosphatase produces the protein MQMTARHNQSIQSSAVRERPAIEMVAIDVDGTLLTDDKRVSVRNIEAVRAAVKSGVRVVLASARPPRSMRELYGYLGLDTLQVNYNGALIHDPIRKRHVHHQPLSSTVAQKVIRIARSLYPQTVVSVEILDKWYTDHVDESLPTETSRAFTPDFVGPLDAFLHVPVTKVMLLGQPKWMPEIRAAVLRKCRNQVGIAVSDAHLLQIVHPQVDKAIALARVAKGYDIPAERVMAIGDAPNDVGMIAWAGLGVAVENAWQETRNAADVIVPANDEDGVAFALKRYVLD, from the coding sequence ATGCAGATGACTGCCCGGCACAATCAATCTATTCAAAGCTCAGCCGTTCGTGAGAGACCCGCCATCGAAATGGTGGCTATCGATGTGGATGGGACATTGCTTACCGATGACAAGCGCGTAAGTGTGCGCAACATTGAGGCAGTCCGAGCCGCTGTAAAGTCTGGCGTGCGCGTTGTGCTGGCTTCGGCTCGCCCGCCGCGCTCCATGCGGGAGCTCTACGGATACCTCGGCCTCGATACGCTTCAGGTTAACTACAACGGTGCGCTGATTCATGACCCGATACGCAAGCGGCATGTTCACCATCAACCGCTTTCCTCGACGGTAGCCCAAAAGGTAATCCGTATTGCTCGGTCGCTCTATCCCCAGACAGTCGTGAGTGTTGAAATTCTCGATAAGTGGTACACCGACCACGTGGACGAGTCGCTCCCGACGGAGACATCTCGAGCATTCACTCCTGATTTTGTTGGTCCGCTGGATGCGTTTCTGCATGTGCCGGTCACCAAGGTCATGCTGCTGGGCCAGCCGAAGTGGATGCCTGAGATTCGAGCCGCAGTACTCAGAAAATGCCGTAATCAGGTGGGTATCGCGGTTAGTGATGCACACCTGTTGCAAATTGTTCATCCCCAGGTGGACAAAGCTATCGCGCTGGCGCGGGTGGCTAAGGGATATGACATTCCGGCAGAGCGTGTCATGGCGATTGGCGATGCTCCAAACGATGTCGGCATGATCGCATGGGCAGGACTAGGTGTTGCGGTCGAAAACGCTTGGCAGGAAACCCGTAACGCGGCTGATGTCATTGTGCCAGCCAATGACGAAGACGGCGTTGCCTTTGCGCTTAAACGCTACGTACTGGATTGA
- a CDS encoding Hsp20/alpha crystallin family protein, with protein sequence MLPITIRRGYRTESPLDNLQDEFNRTLSRWWSDGDRSVTGIYPVDIREDNDHIYVEAELPGFKKEDVEITLENGLLHIVAQRKVEEKKGESHLAERRFTRVARSFTLPNTVDETKVDARLDSGVLHLTLNKREEVKPRKIEVK encoded by the coding sequence ATGCTACCGATCACGATTCGACGCGGCTACCGTACCGAGAGTCCACTCGACAACCTACAGGACGAGTTCAATCGGACTTTGTCTCGCTGGTGGAGTGATGGAGATCGCTCCGTAACCGGCATTTATCCCGTGGATATTCGCGAGGACAACGATCACATCTATGTCGAAGCTGAATTGCCCGGGTTCAAGAAAGAGGATGTCGAAATAACACTCGAAAACGGTCTGCTCCACATTGTCGCGCAACGCAAGGTGGAAGAGAAAAAAGGTGAAAGCCATCTGGCGGAGCGTCGTTTCACTCGTGTGGCGCGCAGTTTTACCCTCCCCAACACGGTAGATGAAACCAAAGTCGATGCCCGTCTCGACAGCGGCGTGCTTCACCTGACGCTCAACAAACGCGAAGAGGTCAAGCCTCGCAAAATTGAAGTCAAGTGA
- a CDS encoding N-acetyl-gamma-glutamyl-phosphate reductase, translated as MTIRAAILGPTGYTGLFLIQLLSHHPSARITYLASHREELPDITQVFPQLLGRVDPSVAMCRPIDPEAIAKAADVVFLGLPHRAAMAYVPGLLDAGLRVIDLSADYRLSDAELYAKVYGHTHDDRKNLKDAVYGLPELFRDDLPGAMLIANPGCYPTAAALAIAPLLKHGVAQTEGIIINAASGVTGAGKSPAPHLHFAEQNESFLAYGNIGGHRHQPELEQTLTIVAGQPINTLFVPHLLPLDRGIHETIYLDPVNADVTQEDLFDAYRQEYSEDTFVRIRKDLPNVKNVRDTNFCDLTIRLAGPPDQRKIVAFSAIDNMIKGASGQAIQNMNLVFELDETTGLL; from the coding sequence ATGACGATACGTGCTGCCATCCTCGGACCGACCGGCTATACAGGACTGTTTCTGATTCAACTCTTGTCACATCACCCTTCGGCAAGAATTACATACTTGGCGAGTCATCGTGAAGAACTGCCGGATATCACCCAGGTGTTTCCGCAGTTGCTTGGTCGCGTCGATCCGTCGGTAGCAATGTGCCGACCGATTGATCCGGAAGCGATTGCCAAAGCAGCAGACGTAGTTTTTCTTGGACTGCCGCATCGCGCAGCGATGGCGTATGTTCCGGGACTTCTGGACGCCGGTTTGCGAGTGATCGACCTGTCAGCGGATTACCGACTCAGTGATGCCGAGTTGTACGCGAAGGTTTACGGCCATACGCACGACGATCGCAAAAACCTTAAGGATGCGGTTTACGGATTACCCGAACTATTTCGGGATGATCTTCCCGGTGCGATGCTGATCGCCAATCCAGGCTGCTATCCGACTGCTGCGGCCTTGGCGATCGCCCCGTTGCTTAAGCACGGTGTCGCCCAGACTGAGGGCATCATCATTAATGCTGCCTCAGGTGTTACTGGTGCTGGAAAATCTCCCGCTCCACACCTGCACTTTGCTGAACAGAACGAGTCGTTCCTTGCCTACGGAAACATCGGCGGGCATCGTCATCAGCCGGAGTTAGAGCAGACGCTGACGATTGTGGCGGGCCAGCCTATCAATACGCTTTTTGTTCCCCACCTTTTGCCGCTTGATCGAGGGATCCACGAAACAATCTATCTCGACCCGGTCAATGCAGATGTGACTCAGGAAGACCTCTTCGATGCTTACCGTCAGGAGTATTCCGAGGATACGTTTGTTCGGATCCGCAAGGATCTGCCCAACGTCAAAAACGTCCGGGATACCAATTTCTGCGACCTCACCATACGGCTGGCGGGGCCACCCGATCAGCGGAAGATCGTTGCATTCAGTGCGATCGACAACATGATTAAAGGTGCCAGCGGTCAGGCGATTCAGAATATGAATTTGGTATTTGAGCTGGATGAAACAACAGGTCTGCTTTGA
- a CDS encoding tetratricopeptide repeat protein — translation MRLARREPISNTLPQRDTRLVLRVFLPLVLVAIAFGLYHNAINNPFVIDDIPGILLNPNVTQPRGLTQLWTQDVWAGHGDAATLYRPITVLSYHLNARLGNLNPTTFRVVNIAILGIAGWLGALWMSRYVRRTAAWLAAAMFVAHPLHAESINHIIGRADLLSLIGVLGVLYLQKRAIEKGKWDWLRAIETLLFAVIAVGSKETGIVLLPLVLAQAWFNRHAAVGPAPMVPPRTAVLGAVVLLVPLGAFLVVRLILGGLPAVNKAASTFSLNPLTGMPITQRWPAAMATVWQYFRQLFWPEMTYNHIPPFPPTLAHQDALLGIVVVVTLLVVLVILWKRRSWLALALILALSHLAIVCNYFVPTRAYMTHRFAAPLVLAAVCFIAAWIDRFIRSSSRRRAAAVLPCTILMVAMGWMIYHANLAWASEITRFETDLAYQPNNPVATYNFGRALTRSDDEEQTGRGIVMLEDLVKRQPQMTQARMALGRAYQKLGETTEAANQFRVIIDQFPNDWQARLAIVDDDIHQGNLEEASLQLHAAQLTAPLEIEVCLRAASLARAEGRPTEALAIYQGILLRSPNHEAARQGYEEIKGQNIDGIR, via the coding sequence ATGAGGCTTGCCCGACGTGAACCAATATCCAATACTCTGCCCCAGCGCGATACGCGGCTGGTGCTGCGAGTTTTTCTACCTCTGGTGCTCGTGGCGATCGCGTTCGGACTCTATCACAACGCCATCAATAATCCCTTTGTCATCGATGATATTCCCGGCATTCTGCTCAACCCCAACGTCACTCAGCCTCGCGGACTGACGCAGCTCTGGACACAGGATGTCTGGGCCGGTCATGGCGATGCCGCGACTCTTTACCGGCCGATCACCGTGCTGAGTTATCACCTCAATGCGCGGCTGGGTAATCTGAATCCGACAACATTCCGCGTGGTGAATATCGCGATCTTGGGGATTGCGGGATGGCTCGGTGCCCTATGGATGAGCCGTTATGTGCGTCGAACCGCAGCATGGCTTGCTGCCGCGATGTTTGTTGCTCACCCACTCCATGCCGAATCGATTAATCACATCATCGGACGGGCGGATCTGCTCTCGCTCATCGGCGTCCTAGGGGTGCTTTACCTGCAAAAACGTGCCATCGAAAAAGGTAAATGGGACTGGCTGCGTGCGATTGAAACTCTGCTCTTTGCTGTCATTGCCGTTGGGTCCAAGGAAACCGGCATAGTTCTCTTGCCGTTAGTCCTGGCGCAGGCATGGTTCAACCGTCACGCAGCAGTCGGCCCCGCGCCTATGGTTCCGCCTCGTACAGCCGTACTGGGTGCAGTGGTCTTGCTCGTGCCGCTGGGTGCGTTTCTTGTTGTACGGTTGATCCTCGGAGGTTTACCCGCAGTAAACAAAGCTGCTTCCACTTTTTCACTGAATCCGCTTACCGGAATGCCCATCACACAACGATGGCCGGCTGCAATGGCAACCGTATGGCAATATTTCCGTCAGCTTTTCTGGCCGGAAATGACCTACAACCATATTCCGCCCTTCCCGCCAACTCTTGCTCATCAAGACGCGCTTCTGGGTATCGTCGTCGTCGTCACTTTGCTGGTTGTACTGGTCATCCTGTGGAAACGCCGTAGCTGGCTCGCCCTCGCGTTGATACTGGCGTTGAGTCATCTCGCGATCGTCTGCAATTATTTCGTGCCAACTCGCGCATACATGACGCATCGTTTTGCCGCTCCCTTAGTATTGGCTGCCGTCTGCTTTATTGCTGCATGGATTGACCGCTTCATCCGTAGCTCATCCCGTCGGCGTGCTGCCGCGGTGCTGCCCTGTACGATTTTGATGGTAGCCATGGGCTGGATGATCTACCACGCCAATCTCGCCTGGGCTAGCGAAATCACCCGTTTTGAGACGGACCTTGCGTACCAGCCGAATAATCCTGTCGCAACTTATAACTTTGGTCGGGCTTTAACCCGGAGCGATGACGAGGAGCAGACAGGTCGCGGCATCGTCATGCTCGAAGATCTGGTGAAGCGTCAACCACAGATGACCCAGGCTCGCATGGCCTTGGGTCGAGCCTACCAGAAGCTCGGCGAGACAACAGAAGCAGCCAATCAGTTCCGTGTAATCATCGATCAGTTTCCTAACGATTGGCAGGCACGACTGGCGATCGTGGATGACGATATCCACCAAGGCAATCTCGAAGAGGCATCACTGCAACTGCATGCCGCGCAACTTACCGCACCACTGGAGATTGAAGTCTGTCTCCGTGCCGCGTCTCTGGCCCGCGCGGAAGGCAGGCCAACCGAAGCCCTGGCCATTTACCAGGGAATTCTGCTCCGCTCACCCAATCATGAAGCTGCGCGACAAGGCTACGAAGAGATTAAAGGGCAAAATATCGATGGCATCAGATAG
- the nth gene encoding endonuclease III, which yields MPKRSKSSRKTVALTVSQTAGPPPGQPLIKPAKARKPLLADRLRSTRIYDKLLDLYPDAACALHYHSPFELLVATILSAQCTDERVNKVTPELFRKFPTIASLASADIAEIEKTIHSTGFYRNKAKSIKGVAQLILKKHAGRVPQTMDELLELPGVARKTANVVLGNAFGKCEGVVVDTHINRLSGRLGFTRHTDPVKIERDLMREFPPERWTMLAHLLIFHGRRVCVARRPRCGTCALWNDCPQLGVVNPAPMSDDETT from the coding sequence ATGCCCAAGCGTTCCAAGTCATCTCGTAAAACCGTTGCGTTAACCGTCAGCCAAACCGCCGGACCGCCGCCAGGGCAGCCTCTCATCAAACCCGCCAAAGCACGAAAACCTTTGCTGGCTGACCGCCTTCGTTCAACACGTATCTATGACAAGCTCTTGGATCTGTATCCCGATGCAGCCTGTGCGCTGCATTATCACAGTCCTTTTGAATTACTCGTCGCGACGATCCTGTCCGCACAATGCACCGATGAACGGGTCAACAAGGTAACTCCGGAGCTTTTTCGTAAGTTTCCCACGATCGCTTCGCTTGCGTCTGCCGACATTGCCGAAATCGAAAAAACAATCCATAGCACAGGTTTTTACCGGAACAAAGCAAAATCCATCAAAGGTGTTGCGCAGCTCATTCTGAAAAAACACGCAGGGCGCGTTCCGCAAACCATGGATGAACTCCTGGAATTGCCCGGTGTAGCGCGCAAAACCGCCAATGTTGTTTTAGGCAATGCCTTCGGCAAGTGTGAAGGCGTCGTGGTCGATACACATATCAACCGACTAAGCGGTCGGCTCGGATTCACACGTCACACTGATCCGGTCAAAATCGAACGTGACCTGATGCGTGAATTCCCGCCGGAGCGATGGACGATGCTGGCTCACCTGCTCATTTTTCATGGGCGACGTGTTTGCGTGGCGAGGCGTCCTCGATGCGGTACCTGTGCTCTCTGGAATGACTGCCCGCAACTCGGTGTGGTTAACCCCGCGCCGATGTCAGACGATGAGACAACATGA
- a CDS encoding class II aldolase/adducin family protein has product MDEMVLRQQVCEAARQLWLKGLIVGDGGFVCAEVHRRRFLVTPPGRRRGDLQESDLRIVDIGGMELGENRVLDESLWRAHRIALQIGVERQAVGTEQELGAVRASIHATPPMTLALLRMTNGTSSIALHGLPALAIVNPDDEVTLKTELNQSAVVSLGKDGGIICAAGDVWEAVNLIERIEHAATIEIACR; this is encoded by the coding sequence GTGGATGAGATGGTACTCCGACAACAAGTTTGTGAAGCTGCACGGCAGCTCTGGCTCAAGGGTCTAATCGTCGGTGACGGCGGATTTGTCTGCGCTGAGGTACACCGCCGGCGATTCCTGGTCACTCCACCCGGCCGGCGCCGCGGTGATCTGCAAGAATCAGACCTGCGTATCGTGGACATCGGCGGCATGGAACTCGGTGAAAACCGCGTGCTCGATGAGTCGCTCTGGCGTGCCCACCGCATCGCCCTTCAGATCGGCGTCGAACGGCAAGCCGTCGGCACCGAGCAGGAACTGGGCGCCGTTCGTGCATCGATTCACGCCACACCTCCCATGACGCTCGCACTTCTCCGAATGACCAACGGCACATCATCCATCGCGCTGCACGGCTTGCCCGCACTGGCAATCGTTAATCCCGACGATGAGGTGACACTCAAAACCGAACTCAATCAGTCTGCCGTGGTGTCGCTTGGTAAAGATGGCGGGATTATTTGCGCGGCTGGTGATGTATGGGAAGCTGTCAACCTGATCGAGCGGATCGAACATGCCGCCACGATCGAGATAGCTTGCCGGTGA
- a CDS encoding molybdenum cofactor biosynthesis protein MoaE, translated as MSEQVLGNPPLIETTLIEGPVDARSLAWPTDCGAEAVFLGRTRHETHAEYGELIRLEYEVYAPMAERLLEAMAQEAVRRWDCRIVRIAHAQGAVSPGQASVVIQVGTPHRSEAFTACRYLIDRIKHELPIWKREIWERGTTFVEGCCAHRESDHSHSGEGRQ; from the coding sequence ATGAGCGAACAGGTACTGGGAAACCCGCCTCTCATCGAAACCACACTTATTGAGGGACCGGTTGATGCGCGTTCGTTGGCGTGGCCAACAGATTGCGGAGCCGAGGCGGTTTTTTTAGGTCGTACACGTCACGAGACCCACGCAGAATATGGCGAATTGATTCGTTTGGAATATGAGGTTTATGCGCCGATGGCCGAGCGATTGCTGGAAGCAATGGCACAGGAAGCGGTGCGGCGATGGGATTGTCGTATCGTTCGCATCGCCCATGCTCAAGGAGCTGTTTCACCGGGGCAGGCCAGTGTGGTGATACAGGTCGGCACACCTCATCGCAGCGAAGCGTTTACTGCGTGTCGGTATCTGATCGATCGCATAAAGCATGAGTTACCGATATGGAAACGTGAAATCTGGGAACGAGGAACTACCTTTGTCGAAGGGTGCTGTGCCCACCGTGAATCCGATCATTCTCACTCCGGGGAGGGCCGCCAATGA